The Hirundo rustica isolate bHirRus1 chromosome 34, bHirRus1.pri.v3, whole genome shotgun sequence genome includes a region encoding these proteins:
- the LOC120764670 gene encoding C-type lectin domain family 2 member D-like isoform X2 codes for MCFLGGDSAAVMELLQQRAEGRTNFSFRCTKDRKVTIAVTMLAVMLLLTVTIIVLAAKKHPPCTSPTLPNCLESGIGFGNKCFYFLEEEVDWEGSQHSCLSRQAHLATIDSKEELHFLLRYGNFMEYWVGLWREGSGPWKWLNGSLFNALFDIQGNGHCAYTNSHRISSDRCSEMKFSICSHLQRYPSEVQKDPEILNST; via the exons ATGTGTTTTTTAG GTGGAGACTCAGCTGCTgtgatggagctgctgcagcagagagcagagggaaggaccA ATTTCAGCTTCAGGTGCACCAAAGACAGAAAGGTGACCATTGCAGTCACCATGCTTGCTGTGATGCTGCTTCTCACAGTCACCATCATCGTGCTGGCAG CTAAGAAACACCCGCCCTGCACTTCTCCCACCCTGCCCAACTGCCTGGAGAGTGGGATCGGCTTTGGAAACAAGTGTTTTTACTTCCTGGAGGAGGAAGTGGACTGGGAAGGGAGTCAACATTCCTGCCTCTCCCGCCAAGCCCACCTGGCCACCATCGACTCTAAGGAAGAACTG CATTTCCTCCTGCGCTATGGGAACTTCATGGAGTACTGGGTTGGTCTCTGGAGGGAAGGTTCTGGACCTTGGAAATGGCTCAATGGTTCCCTCTTCAATGCCCT GTTTGACATCCAGGGCAATGGCCACTGTGCCTACACGAACTCCCACAGGATCAGCAGTGACAGGTGCTCTGAGATGAAATTCTCCATCTGCAGCCACCTGCAGAGATACCCCAGTGAAGTTCAGAAGGATCCAGAAATCCTGAATTCCACCTGA
- the LOC120764670 gene encoding C-type lectin domain family 2 member D-like isoform X1: MAEAPHEEGGDSAAVMELLQQRAEGRTNFSFRCTKDRKVTIAVTMLAVMLLLTVTIIVLAAKKHPPCTSPTLPNCLESGIGFGNKCFYFLEEEVDWEGSQHSCLSRQAHLATIDSKEELHFLLRYGNFMEYWVGLWREGSGPWKWLNGSLFNALFDIQGNGHCAYTNSHRISSDRCSEMKFSICSHLQRYPSEVQKDPEILNST; this comes from the exons ATGGCAGAAGCCCCTCATGAAGAAG GTGGAGACTCAGCTGCTgtgatggagctgctgcagcagagagcagagggaaggaccA ATTTCAGCTTCAGGTGCACCAAAGACAGAAAGGTGACCATTGCAGTCACCATGCTTGCTGTGATGCTGCTTCTCACAGTCACCATCATCGTGCTGGCAG CTAAGAAACACCCGCCCTGCACTTCTCCCACCCTGCCCAACTGCCTGGAGAGTGGGATCGGCTTTGGAAACAAGTGTTTTTACTTCCTGGAGGAGGAAGTGGACTGGGAAGGGAGTCAACATTCCTGCCTCTCCCGCCAAGCCCACCTGGCCACCATCGACTCTAAGGAAGAACTG CATTTCCTCCTGCGCTATGGGAACTTCATGGAGTACTGGGTTGGTCTCTGGAGGGAAGGTTCTGGACCTTGGAAATGGCTCAATGGTTCCCTCTTCAATGCCCT GTTTGACATCCAGGGCAATGGCCACTGTGCCTACACGAACTCCCACAGGATCAGCAGTGACAGGTGCTCTGAGATGAAATTCTCCATCTGCAGCCACCTGCAGAGATACCCCAGTGAAGTTCAGAAGGATCCAGAAATCCTGAATTCCACCTGA